The genomic region ACGTCTGGCTGCTGGCGCGCCAGGCGGCTCATCACGCCGTCGGCGCTGTCGAAGCTCTGGGTGGTCATGCCTTCCTGTTGCAAGGCTTTCTCCAGGACCCAGCGGATAGAACGGTCGTCATCGACGATCCAGACAGTTTCACTACGGCTCATGTCGTGGGGGCTCCTTGTTCCAATGGCAGGAAGATCGAGAACGTGGTGTGGCCAGGATGGCTTTCACATTCGATCAGGCCCTGGTGCTGGCTGATGATGTTCTGGGTAATGGCCAGGCCCAGCCCGGTACCGTCCGGGCGGCCGCTGACCATGGGAAAGAAGATGGTTTCCTGCAATTCGGTCGGGATGCCCGGGCCGTTGTCGATTATCTCGACCTTGGTTACCAGGCGATGGCGCACATGGCCGATGGTGAACTGGCGCAGGGCGCGGGTGCGCAGGCTGATGCGGCCCAGGCGCAGCTCGTTCTGGCTGCTGATGGCCTGCATGGCGTTGCGCACGATATTGAGCACCGCCTGGATCATCTGCTCGCGGTCGATCAATACGTCGGGAATGCTTGGGTCGTAGTCGCGTACCAGGGTGATGCAGCCCTGGCTCTCGGCCTCGACCAGATGGCACACGCGCTCCAGCACCTCATGCACGTTGGTCAATGCCAGGGACGGCAGCTTGTTGGAGCCGAGCATGCGGTCCACCAGGTTGCGCAGGCGGTCGGCCTCTTCAATGATGACGTTGGTGTAGTCCTTGAGATGCTCCTCCGGCAGCTCGCGGGCCAGCAACTGCGCGGCGCCGCGAATGCCGCCCAGGGGGTTCTTGATCTCATGGGCCAGGCCGCGTACCAGCATCTTGCTGGTTTCCTGCTTGGACAGTTGCGCCTCTTCCTTGGTGATGCGCAGCAATCGGTCGCGAGGATGCACTTCGAGCAACAGCAGGGTGGCGCCGTTGCTCAGGATCGGGGTCACGGCGTAATCGACGGTCAGGGTCTGGCCGGTGAGAGCAGTGAGCATTGCTTCGCGCTTGGTGAACGGGTGCGCCTGCTCCACCGCCTGGCGCAACGAGCTCAAGGCCTCGGCCGACTCGGTGAACAACTCGCTGATGAACTGCCCATGGCTGCGCTGGCCGCTGATGGCCAGAAGCATCTCGGCCGCCGGGTTCATGTACTCAAGGCGCAGGTCGGCATTGAGCAGGATGGTCGCGGTGGTCAGGTTGTCGAGTAACAAACGGTGCAGTGCATCGCTGATGGTCATCGGGACCTCTTTTGGAGCAAGGCGCGGGCTTGAGGCACACGCTGATACGAGGAAAATGCAAAAACCAAACCAAGGCTCCGAAAAGAAGCGTTAAAGCCCTGAAATAGGCGTTTGTGGCGCGAAACTGTGGCGTTCTGCCAGCTTATACGGGAAGTTTCGAACCAAAATGGGCTGTGGCTGGAGTGAGGGTGCAACCTATCGCACCAATATAGTGCGGTTTCGTGAAGGTTGTTCAGGAAGCTGCCAGAGATGGCCCTGAATGCATACAGCCCAAATGTGGGAGGGGGCTTGCTCACGATAACGGTGGGTCAGTCAAACCAATGTCGACTGACACACCGCTATCGGGAGCAAGCCCCCTCCCACATTTTTACCGGGTTTGCAGTCATTAACCTTTATAGATGCAGAGTTCGGCGGTGGCGCGGATCATTGCCAGTTGGCGCAGCGGATCGTTCAAAGGCTCATGCACCGCCTCGGCCAGCCACTGCGGGCACTGCGGGTCGGTGCGTTGTGGGGTGAAGTCGGCCAGTTGTTGCAGCAGACGTTTTTGAAGCTCATCCAACTGCGGGCGAATCTGCTTGACCAGGTCCGGGCGCGGATCGTCCGGTGCCTTGCCCTGGAACTGCCAGTCGGACAGGTGGGTGTATTGCACCAGTTTGTTCGCTTCGATCTGTGCCGAGAAAAACTGCTCGGCGGCGGCGGGGTCAAGCTTGTAGCTCGGGGCTTGGGCGACGACGCTGGCGATCACTTCCTGCTCGCGTTTTTGGTCTTCGACGGGCTTGTGGCTGTCCCATTTGCTCAAGGCCACCTGGTCGGCAATCTCCAGGCGTTCGGCGATGCTGTTGAGCAGTGGCTCCAAGGTAGGTGGGGCGGCGTAAACACCGGCGCTGACGACCAGCAGGGCGAACACGAATTTATGTTTCAACGCAGATCTCCTTGTGGGAGGGAGCAAGCCCCCTCCCACCTTTTTGATTGGGTTTGCAGATTTGAAGCTGCATAACTCCCAGGCAAAAAAAGACCTCCCGGAGGAGGTCTTTTTCATCACGCCACGTTAAGCAGCGCTACCGGATCAGCAGCTGTAGTACAGCTCGTATTCCAGTGGGTGTACGAAGGTGCGAACCTTGAT from Pseudomonas synxantha harbors:
- a CDS encoding chorismate mutase, with product MKHKFVFALLVVSAGVYAAPPTLEPLLNSIAERLEIADQVALSKWDSHKPVEDQKREQEVIASVVAQAPSYKLDPAAAEQFFSAQIEANKLVQYTHLSDWQFQGKAPDDPRPDLVKQIRPQLDELQKRLLQQLADFTPQRTDPQCPQWLAEAVHEPLNDPLRQLAMIRATAELCIYKG
- the glnL gene encoding nitrogen regulation protein NR(II), whose translation is MTISDALHRLLLDNLTTATILLNADLRLEYMNPAAEMLLAISGQRSHGQFISELFTESAEALSSLRQAVEQAHPFTKREAMLTALTGQTLTVDYAVTPILSNGATLLLLEVHPRDRLLRITKEEAQLSKQETSKMLVRGLAHEIKNPLGGIRGAAQLLARELPEEHLKDYTNVIIEEADRLRNLVDRMLGSNKLPSLALTNVHEVLERVCHLVEAESQGCITLVRDYDPSIPDVLIDREQMIQAVLNIVRNAMQAISSQNELRLGRISLRTRALRQFTIGHVRHRLVTKVEIIDNGPGIPTELQETIFFPMVSGRPDGTGLGLAITQNIISQHQGLIECESHPGHTTFSIFLPLEQGAPTT